The following are from one region of the Nicotiana tomentosiformis chromosome 7, ASM39032v3, whole genome shotgun sequence genome:
- the LOC104089800 gene encoding uncharacterized protein, which yields MSGFAKYLMELITKNKTTKNEVVNVTHRVSFIIATTTVQKKEDPGAFTIPCTIGLRDFARAVCDNGASITLMNLAIHKKAGLVMPRPTSMRLQMADRSIKRPVGIVDDVLVKVVKFLLPANFVILDCAVDKEIPIIFGRPFLATGRAVMDSERNEIKFRVNDEEVTFQASKGMKLPHAYESISVIDIVDEL from the coding sequence ATGTCGGGTTTTGCTAAGTACTTGATGGAATTAATCACCAAGAATAAAACCACCAAGAATGAAGTGGTGAATGTGACTCACCGGGTTAGCTTCATCATTGCAACAACCACCGTTCAAAAGAAAGAAGACCCGGGAGCTTTTACCATTCCATGCACTATCGGGTTGCGCGATTTTGCACGAGCTGTTTGTGATAATGGGGCTAGCATCACCTTAATGAATCTTGCTATTCACAAGAAAGCGGGGTTAGTTATGCCGAGGCCTACaagtatgaggttgcaaatggccgatcgttcAATAAAGAGACCGGTGGGGATTGTTGATGATGTTCTTGTGAAAGTGGTAAAGTTCCTCCTCCCTGCCAACTTCGTGATCCTTGATTGTGCTGTTGATAAAGAAATCCCCATCATCTTTGGGAGACCATTCCTTGCTACCGGAAGAGCAGTCATGGATTCGGAACGAAATGAGATCAAGTTCCGAGTTAATGACGAAGAGGTTACCTTTCAAGCGAGTAAGGGTATGAAATTGCCACATGCATATGAAAGCATCTCAgtcattgatattgttgatgagTTATAG